The region GAGCTTTGTAGGCTAGGTTTCCAGGATAAAATGAACTACGACTTATGGTTTGAGCATTCAAACAATAAGCTCGGCAAACTAGAATACTGGTTTGAACACACGAAATTTGGAAGAAGGAAGAGCATAGTTTTCTAGAGAGAAAAATTAAGGATACTTGATTTTATTGGTAGTAAAATCTACTTGCTcaagagagagagatggaggATTAAATTGCATTAACTATGAAATTTACACTAGTTTAAAAATCAATTTGCTTGTAACATTCATAACagataaatatttattccataaattaattctaaaaataaatttgaaattatttcaaattaattctGTAGTGTCAGAATTAATAGTTCAGAACGATACTCCAAACAATACACGCTAAGAGTAGTTCAGGAAGTAACTACTCCGAGCAGTACCTAAGAAAGGTACCCGGAAGGTTACGTACGAGAAGTCATCTTCTCGTCTAGGCCGAAGAGTCACATTTCACTCTTTGGTCAAACTTGAGTTGAACGATAGGTAAAAACCCACTTCTTGAgttcttgtatatatatgagaagttaCTCTTCGGACAATACACTCTGAGAAGTAGCTTAACTTCTCGGAtagtgaaaaaaataatgttggcAGGCTTTTTAGCATGTCCAGTCAAATGGCGAACTTTGGTGGGTCATGCCTCGTCGTCAAGCTTTGACAGCTCAATTCCTTATAATTTTACTACTTTTTCATATtagacatttattttttttgaaaggaaacaTCAGAATATTCATTAAATCAAATGTGAAATACAGGAAGGAATAGAAGATAACCAACTAGAAGGACCAGGTTGGGAACGAGCCGCCCTCGCAACAGCATGGACGAGCTTATTCGCTGATCTAGAAGACATTTATTTAATCGTGTAATgcttaatatttaattaattaatctataaatatatatgtggaAGTCAATTCAATATATGATAACTttctaattatttaattattgaaaatcGGAGAggttaattaattgaaaattttaagtaaaaaagttcaattacaTTTTAAGTAAAcatatttctattttctattttatagaTACAAAAGCAAGGAGAAAGATTGTCTTGGGATTGCATTTCAATTAGACTTTTTATTTGTCCAGTTTTGGGCTTTCATAGAGTGGGATGGCTTAAAGCCTTAAACCGTAATTACAATTATAGGAGTATGTATGAAGCCCATGaggcaataatatatatatatatatagttaattccagaaatggtccttcgactattgatttttactaatttttgtcatcgacttttaattttaccaaagttggtctcttaactattgattttgtaccaattttgatcctcgacttttaattttatcaaagttggtcccttaactattgattttgcatcaattttggtcctcgacttttaattttaccaaagttggacccttaactattgattttgtaccaattttgatcattctgttaaatcaatgttaaacagttgttaaaattgagggcaaaaatgtcaaatcaaatattttaacaacctttcttcttcactttgtttcccctcctccatcgcaagattatatagggaacaatgtgagtcaatatatttattttttacattttatgttaaattgtttcaagtaattaattttttttccgtattttttttgtttttgtttttgtttactgcaatgtaatatatatactctgtaataatttcattttttttttgtaaattctctaactaGATAtggagtgttattgtatattttattgttgtattaggtgttttttttttattatttgatagcaaaaatggtGGAAAAGGGCACCACTAGGAagggaaacaaagtgaagaagaaagactaaaatatttgatttgacatttttaccctcaattttaacacctatttaacattgatttaacagaaggaccaaaattggtacaaaattaatagttaagggaccaactttggtaaaattaaaaatcgaggacaaaaattggtaaaagtcaatagtcgaaggaccatttttggaattaactctctctctctctctctctctatatatatatatatatatatatatatatatatatatatatatatatatataattaggacatcacttgtttaggtaagatcgtgagatcagattttgtacatttttattcttgcaatactctttcacttttaaaagtatgCTCTAGCTttacatcatcaaatttgtaattcattgaCTATTTTTGTATTCCCAAGGCAAGCAAATGAACAAAACAACAAAGAGCCATCAAGCAAATCAGGAGGAAAGCATAAcgcaagaaaaaagaaaagcaaacaaAGACAAAAGAATACTCCAATAtgtgtttgattaataaaaaaaattaatttataaagaccttgtggtttggTGGCACCAGATTGTATTCTTATATGGGGGACATTAAttttcagtaagttgagaaagcaGTTATGAGTaatactaaaaacaaaaaaacaagagTTAACCTGAGTCAGGTAAATCaattcatatttactattttaatatacaaagttttatttctatgtgtaaatatatctatattgtaatataaattatttgaagGGAGAAAAAGGATTTGAATAAGACAAAGAGGAAAGGCGCCAGGTAGTTGATATTTCATAGTCAATCGACGATCAAGAATAAGAACTCTAAGGACAACCAAATTGCTCCTTTCTCTATTATCTCGGCCGGCCTgcaaatcattttctttttttgtcttCGCTCTTTCCACTATACAATGCCGATGATCAACGCTTTTTCCTCactctcttcttctcctccttgtCCATGGCTTCcatctccctctccctctctacgtttttcattttcctttctgCTTTCCTCTTCGCCGGAGCCGATTCCTCCACTCTCGGCGTCCGTTATGTTTCGCGCCTCCTCGAAATTCACGACCGGGAAAGGGCTCCGGCTTCGCTCCAATTATCCGCCGCGTACACCGTCCTCAACCGTCTCATTCCTTCGCACTCTTCCAGCTTTCAATTCCTCATCATCGCTAAGGTCCGTTTAACAAGTTCAATTCACATTATTGCATTTGCAAAGCTCATATTTATGTAGttctttttagaatttattCATGATGAGTGATTATTTCAATAAATTAAGTCCCTCTGATTGTATGACTTAGCTTGTGAGTTGGTGAATTGATGTTCTTATTTTTATACACTAGTTATTGTTGCTGTTCTAGTATTGAGTATCATCAGTATGATGTCCTGAAGCTCGTTCTGTTTTATAATTTAGGAGCAATGTGATGGAGATGCTTGCTTCAGGATAAACAATCATCCTTCTCAGAATAACACTGGTTCTTCAGAAATTCTGTAAGTTCATATCCTCTCATGTGTATTGTACTATACCAAATTTTAGTTATTGATGAGGCTTAATATGTTCTATAGAGCATCAGCATTTCTAAATAACTTCTGCTTTTATTTCTCTGTGAGAAAACCTGAAGTTCTGTGTTCATTTTGTTTGGGGACTATTGCtcagaataaataaataggatTAATCTGTTCTCTAATTTTCTTCAATATGATCATACTATCTTCTCCTAATGAAAAGGAGCCAAAGTAGTGCTTTATGTGTCCAAGTATATTGGTTGTGTAAGCTAGCACTAAATTTATTATTGAGTAGGGGCACTAGCTTAATTTATTACCTACTGCATTATCAGTACCCAAGGTGATCTATCTAATTGTACATTTTAGGCCTGTTGTTGCTTGAAAATCAGTGTGTTAACACCTCTTTGAGCTTAATACATGGTCCAACAACTTACAACATACATGAGTTTTACAAAAAACTGCGAGTTGCATACAGACCATGCTTTCCCTCAAAAAGGAAGCAGTTCAGGTATGATGGGTCCTTTGCCATCATGATGAGTGTAAAGAGTAAAGTTCTAGGTTCCTTAGTGAGTTAGTGGTTTGTCCATCTATTGCTATATTTCTGCTTCaacatgtaaatatatttttcatttagttttttcctATGAGGCAGAACATCAGTTAGATGAGAGATTGTCAATTTGCCACAAATAAACCATAAATTCTTTCTTGAAAGTATGAATCCTGTTTGCGTGAGGTGCCCATATTGTGACAGGCCTAGAGACGGAAGATGTGTGTATATGTAACCTTATCTCTATTTTTAGAATGGTTGTTTTGAAGGCTTAAACCCATGACCCAACAGTCAAATGGTGAGCACTTGGTCACTGTACCAAGCTCAACCTTCATTATTATCAGATTTCACTAGCATTGACATTTCTAGATATATGCACAGTTAGCTTCTTTGGTAGGCATTGAAATATATAGGAAGTTGTTTCTGAATTTGTGCTTAGAAACGTTAGCTTTTTCTTATAtaatctcttcatatttttggTTCACACAGAATAAGTGGAACCACGGCAGTAGAGCTTTTATCTGGTCTGCATTGGTACTTGAAATATTGGTGTGGAGCACATATATCATGGAGTAAAACAGGAGGAGTCCAATTCACTTCAGTTCCTAAGTCTGGATCTCTCCCCCATGTTCAAGATGCTGGAATAATAGTAAAGAGACCTATTCCATGGAGCTATTACCAGAATGCTGTCTCATCAAGCTGTAAACctccatttttttctttttcctagcCCCTCCCCCTATCTTATACTTTCAAAGTTCTATGTGTGTGCTTAAATTTATTACCACATGGGTTATAAAGATTCATTTGCATGGTGGGACTGGGAAAGATGGGAGAAAGAAATAGACTGGATGGCTCTCCAGGGAATCAATATGCCCCTAGCGTTCACTGGACAAGAAGCAATATGGCAAAAAGTGTTCATGGTACTCTTTTCCATACTTGATATTACTTCACTTTTGGTTAAGCTTActtaattaactaatttttaCTGTATTATGTTGAAGCAAATggcttttgttttggttttcttGTATGGTATGGATCAAAGGAAGTATCCTGGAAATTTCTATTCACCACATTCTAAtgaaaatattactccgtatattttttaTCCATTTGGGACGAGGTGATTGCTAATTTAGGAGTAACTAGGAAAATTTTGCTGGCAATTCAAAGTATTGTTAGGGTTCCCTGTGTAAGCACTAAGAATGGAGATGAAGTGTCCCACTTTATAAAGATTTTAAATCAAGCACTAATATATGTACATGAGAGGAAGTAGAGCTGGTTGATACTTGATACTCTCTCTTAACTAGTGGTATCAAGGCCCAAGGTTGCAAAGTCCACGAGAATGAGGACAAAGTGTTCCACATAGGAAAGATATGAAACCAAGCAATAGTCTATATACAAGCTTAATGTGTTGCATCAAGAAAGATTCCTATCATGTGTGTTTGCTAATGTAGGTTCGTATGCATGGACTAACCATGTCAAAACTCTCTCATTTACatatctctttttttatttgtttatttgtttttgttatctATACATGAACAGAGCTTCAACATTAGTGCTTCAGATCTGAATGATTTCTTTGGAGGCCCTGCATTTCTTGCATGGTCACGTATGGGCAATCTACATGGGTCAGCTTCTTGTCTTTGACTAgtagtataaatgtataattgcATCAAGCTCTGATATAGGCATCTTTTGCAACCTTTTCTCTTCTTACATATCTTTGAACTTTACAAATATCTTCGGGTTTCTGTAATTGTATCTCACTTCTTCAAATGCTATATCTCAAAGTAGCAATGCAATATTGTTGATAGATTAATTGATTGATAATGCAATAGGCATAGGCATTTGAAGaagaatttatttttgtatttaaataatttatctatGATTGCATTGAAATTTGTTTGACCATTTTATTATTTGCATCTCAATTCTTTGTATTGCAAGTTGCATTATTAGCAACATCTGACAGAACATTCAACATAAGTCATTCTCTGAGTCAACAATTGGACTGTATCCTTTGCATCAATATTGACCAAAATTTACTGCactgttattttttttgtcacttttttatatttttcacttccaacatttttaatttttatttttaatcttagATGGGGCGGTCCACTGCCACAAAGCTGGCTAGATCAGCAACTTGTTATGCAGAAGAAAATTCTTGCAAGAATGTATGAACTTGGGATGACTCCAGGTAGATTTATCCTTTGATATTCTACTATTTATTTCTTAAGATCAACCttgtaaaagtttttaattaaaaagtagtGTATCCATGAATGATAgaagtataaattaaatctgtaatacttttattttcCATCTCTGCAGTTAAGGTTTATTCCTTTCATACCATgtaaagagtttttaaatttgtttaaggTCCTAATTTAGTTCCACACCATATTATTTTTTCAAGCTGATTATCAAGTTTGTAATCCTTGCTATGCTAACTCATGCATTGGCTACTTTATCTGTCAGTTCTGCCTGCCTTTTCTGGAAATGTACCTGCAGCGCTGACACAAGTATTCCCATCTGCAAAAATTACACATTTAGACAATTGGTAAGAACTAAATTTCTGTCTATATTGCCTATAGGACATAACTACaaatacagtttttttttttttttttttttttgtctaattaGCATTTATGTTTTCCCCGTGTTACTTGGCCATCCTTTTCTTCTGAAAGGATTGCATGTCTCTACTGAATTCAAGGGATTTTTTTTAGaaggaaaatttttaattcttgtttatttctcttatttatatcaCTTGGCCCTAATCCAAAGTTCAAAAGGTTAACAAAAGTTCCTCATCCTAGAGAGAGCAAATTATAATTATCTTCTATTGAAAGAGTTCACCACATTCTTGGTGATAGTATAGTACAtagttttttcctttttctcacCTGAACCCAGCCCttggtttaattttttcatttcagGTTTACTGTTCATGGTGACTCAAGATGGTGTTGCACTTATCTTCTTGATGCTACTGATCCTTTGTTTGTTGAAATTGGAAAAGCATTTGTTAGAGAGCAACTAAAaggtataaattattttttaaaaaaaaggtttgTTTTACACTGTCATGCCACTGAAACAACAAAAaagttttttcctttaattatactattttgTTGAGTAAATGAGTTCTGGAAGTTGAGGCTAAGATTcgatttggtcctaatattttaatagtttcaATTCATTCTAAATTTATGATATTGGTCTGAATTAGATCCCAACAACAAATTTGAGATTTGtaacatgttttcttttttctttcctttattccTTTCTACATTACTTTTTTCTCCCTCTCATTTTCTAGTCTGCCACCTAGACCTACCCCTGCAACTCTTTCCCAACCACCATTTTTGCAAATTCTTATTCATCAATGAGAAATTTGAGACTctcatttctttcattttcttcctAAATGTTATTTATGATACAGTTCTCAAAAGTTCTGTTTTACTTACTGAGAGAAGTATTAATGTTTTCTGTTCAAATTGTTTCTAAAAAAACTTCAAGAAGAAGAcctaaaatctatcatttttgCAAGGAAGGCGTGCCTGGTAAAAATTATTACACTTGAACCATAATGTAAATTGCACTCATATGAAGCTTCAATCATTCTTTAGTGTTCATAATTCCAAGGAAATGAAGttaaaagatattttaaaaaaattcagacATATCTTCAAACATCAAATTTACCTAATTTGGATGAGAATGGGAGAGGGGGAAGCGAGaaatagaaagaagaaaaagaatatgGTTGTGAAATGCCAATTTATCTTTGTCCATATGTCAAAAATTGGTCAAAAATGGCATTGGGATCTAATTGAATTATTGAAACCAATGAGATATATTCATGATCAAATTGAAGTTATTAAAACATGTGAAcgcatttcaaaaaaaaaaaaaaaacatgtgaaCCAAATTGAAAGTTAGCTTATATTTCTTGGACCAAAATGAAATTTTACTCCAAATGTTTTTGCTGACTGcctttttttctccattttgcGCATTCAGAGTATGGAAGGAGCAGCCACATATACAACTGGTAAATTTTTGTTCTGATTCCCTGTCCTAACAGCCAGAATAttattttccatctttatcGCATGGATGATTCAAAACCAGTCAATGATAAGTTTAGCTATTGTACATCAGTGAACCTTTTTTCTGTTGTAGTAAGGGACTTAATCTTTCTGTAATTTGCTGAGTTTTTCTCTATATGGATTTGAATCAAATTCATCCTTCTACTCCTTATTAGGTGTAAAATTAATTGATGTCTAACTCTTGGCAGCATCATACGGGTATAAGAATTTAAGCAAGTCAAGAATAAGATTCAAATAAAGACAAACAATGAATTGATAGCCAATATGCAACAATTATTGGTCttgctttataatttttttttttttgaatttaggTTANttttttttttttttttttttttttgtctaattaGCATTTATGTTTTCCCCGTGTTACTTGGCCATCCTTTTCTTCTGAAAGGATTGCATGTCTCTACTGAATTCAAGGGATTTTTTTTAGaaggaaaatttttaattcttgtttatttctcttatttatatcaCTTGGCCCTAATCCAAAGTTCAAAAGGTTAACAAAAGTTCCTCATCCTAGAGAGAGCAAATTATAATTATCTTCTATTGAAAGAGTTCACCACATTCTTGGTGATAGTATAGTACAtagttttttcctttttctcacCTGAACCCAGCCCttggtttaattttttcatttcagGTTTACTGTTCATGGTGACTCAAGATGGTGTTGCACTTATCTTCTTGATGCTACTGATCCTTTGTTTGTTGAAATTGGAAAAGCATTTGTTAGAGAGCAACTAAAaggtataaattattttttaaaaaaaaggtttgTTTTACACTGTCATGCCACTGAAACAACAAAAaagttttttcctttaattatactattttgTTGAGTAAATGAGTTCTGGAAGTTGAGGCTAAGATTcgatttggtcctaatattttaatagtttcaATTCATTCTAAATTTATGATATTGGTCTGAATTAGATCCCAACAACAAATTTGAGATTTGtaacatgttttcttttttctttcctttattccTTTCTACATTACTTTTTTCTCCCTCTCATTTTCTAGTCTGCCACCTAGACCTACCCCTGCAACTCTTTCCCAACCACCATTTTTGCAAATTCTTATTCATCAATGAGAAATTTGAGACTctcatttctttcattttcttcctAAATGTTATTTATGATACAGTTCTCAAAAGTTCTGTTTTACTTACTGAGAGAAGTATTAATGTTTTCTGTTCAAATTGTTTCTAAAAAAACTTCAAGAAGAAGAcctaaaatctatcatttttgCAAGGAAGGCGTGCCTGGTAAAAATTATTACACTTGAACCATAATGTAAATTGCACTCATATGAAGCTTCAATCATTCTTTAGTGTTCATAATTCCAAGGAAATGAAGttaaaagatattttaaaaaaattcagacATATCTTCAAACATCAAATTTACCTAATTTGGATGAGAATGGGAGAGGGGGAAGCGAGaaatagaaagaagaaaaagaatatgGTTGTGAAATGCCAATTTATCTTTGTCCATATGTCAAAAATTGGTCAAAAATGGCATTGGGATCTAATTGAATTATTGAAACCAATGAGATATATTCATGATCAAATTGAAGTTATTAAAACATGTGAAcgcatttcaaaaaaaaaaaaaaaacatgtgaaCCAAATTGAAAGTTAGCTTATATTTCTTGGACCAAAATGAAATTTTACTCCAAATGTTTTTGCTGACTGcctttttttctccattttgcGCATTCAGAGTATGGAAGGAGCAGCCACATATACAACTGGTAAATTTTTGTTCTGATTCCCTGTCCTAACAGCCAGAATAttattttccatctttatcGCATGGATGATTCAAAACCAGTCAATGATAAGTTTAGCTATTGTACATCAGTGAACCTTTTTTCTGTTGTAGTAAGGGACTTAATCTTTCTGTAATTTGCTGAGTTTTTCTCTATATGGATTTGAATCAAATTCATCCTTCTACTCCTTATTAGGTGTAAAATTAATTGATGTCTAACTCTTGGCAGCATCATACGGGTATAAGAATTTAAGCAAGTCAAGAATAAGATTCAAATAAAGACAAACAATGAATTGATAGCCAATATGCAACAATTATTGGTCttgctttataatttttttttttttgaatttaggTTATGAATTCAGTTTATGATTGTTTGTTAATCATAATCCATAATTGAATCCATCCTCCATGTTACTTATGGATTATTGTCTTATGTAAGCTAAAGGTATTGCACAACCATATTCTTTGCCAAGCATGCACAAAGTGCTCCATTAGAAAATGACAAATCTATTGCAGTGATACCTTTGATGAGAACACACCGCCTACCGATGATCCAGAGTACATCTCTTCATTAGGTGCTGCTATTTTTAAAGGAATGCAAAGTGGTGATGATAATGCTGTTTGGCTAATGCAGGTAAAATGTTTATTTCCTAAGAAGTCATATCAACCCTTTATAATGGATCATAATCAAACTGTTATGATGATTTAGGTTCACACTTGAAACACTGTCCACATCTTTGACAAAGATTGAAATTTCAACATGCTCACACTTTACTCTTTGGTTCCCTTATATTTCCTTTATATATCTTACTTAAACACTAATAAATTGTTTCTTTCCTTGTTTGGCATTTTCTCCTTTATATGTTACTCATTTTAgcaagttgtgaatattgatCCATAATTTATTAACGTTTTCCCTCCTCCCTAATCAGCTACCCTATCTTCTGTAGGGATGGTTGTTTACATATGACCCGTTTTGGAAGCCCCCACAAATGAAGGTTATATACATCcatcttattttgttttttgtttttgtttttttttttgttttttgttttttgttttttttttttttgcttcccATTTTTATGTTGATCCATTGAAATCATGTTAATGTTACACATTAGCTGTCTCATTCAGGTGTGATCCATCTTTCCATAGAAACTGAAACCAGAGTCACAGAGAAGGCTAATTGATTTGCATTTTGCAAGGCTTGTTGCatcactgatttttttttacatataatacACTTTGTTATGAGTTTGGGAAGCATGTCAATAATAATATGACAGTGCAGAATATATCAACTAACTTCACCCTCTAAATAGCTTAACAACAATGACCAGTTAAGAACTTATAACCATAATTTACATCATCTACACCTTTGGAACTTGGAACTTAAATTTGTTATCTTTAAAtacaacataaatataattcttttCATTGGATTTAAAATCCTTCTCTGGATATTGTTTTGCTGCAAATCTGAGCCAAGTATAGAATTCAGCTTTAGATTTTTCATGTTAAGCTGTGAGAATATCCTGAATATTATATTTGGCACCTATATCACTATATGCTTCTGCTGTTTAATTGTACTACATATGGGAGCAAAACAGATAATTACAGTCAAATTCATAATCTTTTCTGTTTTTCCTTTGGTGAATCAATTTTGTACTGCCAATGCTTCAAAGTCCTCTCACTAGTTGATGGTTTCATGAGCCCACATTGTTTACTACTTTTTTCTTTGTAATGTATATTCACGGGCAAATTAAACTATCTTCTGGCACTTCTACACTCTGTTCTTCTAGGAACCAGATAATTGCAACCAAATTTGTAATCCTTTTTTGGTTTTCCATTGGTGAATCAATTTTGTACTGACATGCTTCAAAGTCCTCTCACTAGTTTATGACTTCATTAATTAACATACACATTATGTAGtccttttttctttataatgtatatttacaTGCAAATTAAACTATTTTCAGGCACTTCTACACTCCGTTCCTCTTGGAAGATTAGTTGTCCTCGACCTATATGCTGAAGTGATTCCTATATGGTCTACTTCACAGCAGTTCTATGGTGTTCCATACATCTGGAAAGTGGCCTTTTTTCTTTCTATAAAATGTTACATATTGTATGATATGATGCTTGCCTACTTTTTATACAAAGGTTTTAAATAGTAATACACCATATCATTTATTATGTCTCTTAGCTGTAGTTAATAATGAGTTTAGCTCCTGGAAGTTCTGTATTGATGTGTGCTATAGCTGCCTGCTACTGAACCACTTTTGTATATATCTTAACAAATTAAACCATGCCTCATGACAGTTACCTGAGGCATGGAACCATAACAGTTCAGGCATCAGCATGAGAAATCCTGAGAGTTAAAAAAGAcataatatttttgaggaaagactagtcaattaatgaaatttcaAATGACTTATACGTTTGATAAATCAGGCTTCACACACACAATCATGATTAACACTTTCTACCTAGCCAGCAAACGAAGTTGTTGAAGAACCTTTTTTTCTCAAACAAAAATTCACATTCTTTCTTTCATGCTTCTTGAGGCATTAGCAGCAGCCTCTTCaaacttttttatatttattgtggTCATGTTTCCATTTATCCTAATATGGACTTTATTGTATGCTCAGGTGTATGCTGCACAATTTTGCTGGTAATATAGAAATGTATGGAGTTTTAGATGCAGTTGGATCTGGACCTGTTGAAGCTCGTACAAGTTCCAACTCAACCATGGTAAGTGTTATTCCAAATGTGGCTTACATTCTTATTTGGGACTCCTTATTTATTGGTCTTAGGGATCTGAGAACATTTTGTTAGCCCACATTGTACAAATGTTGAATATAACTGCCTTGCATTGAAGGTTTTCTTGTATTAATTTAGTTGTCAATTTAATGGTCTTCCACTTGTCTTTATAACGGCACTTCCTTGGTTCCTTCTAAAAAGTTTGCATAAAGCAGAAAAGTTGCATgagatttttgtttttctatCTCATATACGCATGCACATAACTAGCGAGTAGAGTGTCATATTTCTTtgtcctttaatttgttttttaaatgagAGCAGTTCATTTTTCtgatttcaattcttttttgtGGCTTCTTCTCTTCATGGATTTATTTTTCACATTTCTAACTAAATTTGTTTTGATCTAAAGGTTGGTGTTGGGATGTCAATGGAAGGCATTGAACAGAATCCAATTGTGTATGATCTCATGTCTGAAATGGCATTTCAACATGATACAGTTGATGTGAAGGTGA is a window of Ipomoea triloba cultivar NCNSP0323 chromosome 11, ASM357664v1 DNA encoding:
- the LOC115996866 gene encoding alpha-N-acetylglucosaminidase-like isoform X2; protein product: MASISLSLSTFFIFLSAFLFAGADSSTLGVRYVSRLLEIHDRERAPASLQLSAAYTVLNRLIPSHSSSFQFLIIAKEQCDGDACFRINNHPSQNNTGSSEILISGTTAVELLSGLHWYLKYWCGAHISWSKTGGVQFTSVPKSGSLPHVQDAGIIVKRPIPWSYYQNAVSSSYSFAWWDWERWEKEIDWMALQGINMPLAFTGQEAIWQKVFMSFNISASDLNDFFGGPAFLAWSRMGNLHGWGGPLPQSWLDQQLVMQKKILARMYELGMTPVLPAFSGNVPAALTQVFPSAKITHLDNWFTVHGDSRWCCTYLLDATDPLFVEIGKAFVREQLKEYGRSSHIYNCDTFDENTPPTDDPEYISSLGAAIFKGMQSGDDNAVWLMQGWLFTYDPFWKPPQMKALLHSVPLGRLVVLDLYAEVIPIWSTSQQFYGVPYIWCMLHNFAGNIEMYGVLDAVGSGPVEARTSSNSTMVGVGMSMEGIEQNPIVYDLMSEMAFQHDTVDVKAWVDLYSRRRYGKFVQSMQDSWNILYHTIYNCTDGANDKNRDVIVAFPDVAPHSISVLSRLLTKTQKHYDAHPSMRSILEDASDSYDHPHLWYSTSEVIPALKLFISSGDELSNSDTYRYDLVDLTRQVLAKYANQLFLDVIEAYKFGDLGAVATLSQKFLTLVEDMDTLLACHDGFLLGPYLQSAKELARDEDQKIQYEWNARTLITMWFDNTEDEASLLRDYGNKYWSGLLRDYYGPRAAIYFKYLTESLEKGEGFRLRDWRREWIKLTNDWQSSRKVFPVKSTGDALKTSKRLYEKYLLDGEPFYPLTGKGK